A stretch of the Actinoalloteichus fjordicus genome encodes the following:
- a CDS encoding sensor histidine kinase produces MLSRLTLRWRLTLLHTAMFLIVTAVVVAMVYLQNRVVIMRISADATPVDLMPSTSDQPVSGETARGSADPSMEVADGIAIQQNEALASLLAQWIVALTAMTVLAGLLAWWVTGRVLKRVHQMTSQARRISTENLHERLALQGRDDEIKELSDTFDAVLARLENAFNAQARFIANASHELRTPLAVARTTLQVGLATTDPARVRRVREELLRNNDRCTALINGLLTLARGEQDPHRLEPVDLVDVVHDVAGELTATGPADRPRLRIDAPMRCMVLGDPVLLAQLVHNLLGNALRYNVPGGEVLVELDTRGSLTIGNTGAEISHDEADRLFEPFYRGAVRTGRADGAGLGLSIVRAIARSCGGGVTARPRHGGGLVVEVGIPATPSDSGAPVERLPGMVIAG; encoded by the coding sequence GTGCTGAGCCGTCTCACGCTGCGGTGGCGCCTCACCCTGCTGCACACCGCCATGTTCCTGATCGTCACCGCCGTGGTGGTCGCGATGGTCTACCTCCAGAACCGCGTCGTCATCATGAGGATCAGCGCCGACGCCACACCCGTGGACCTGATGCCGTCGACCTCGGACCAGCCGGTGTCGGGAGAGACGGCACGGGGCTCGGCCGACCCGTCCATGGAGGTGGCGGACGGGATCGCCATCCAGCAGAACGAGGCGTTGGCGAGCCTGCTCGCCCAGTGGATCGTGGCGTTGACCGCCATGACCGTGCTCGCCGGGCTGCTGGCGTGGTGGGTCACCGGACGGGTGCTGAAGCGGGTACACCAGATGACGTCTCAGGCCCGCCGCATCTCCACCGAGAACCTGCACGAACGACTGGCGCTTCAGGGGCGCGATGACGAGATCAAGGAGCTCTCCGACACCTTCGACGCCGTGCTGGCCCGGCTGGAGAACGCGTTCAACGCACAGGCGCGGTTCATCGCCAACGCCTCGCACGAGCTGCGCACGCCGCTCGCCGTGGCGCGCACGACGCTCCAGGTCGGGCTCGCCACCACGGACCCGGCCCGGGTCCGTCGCGTGCGCGAGGAGTTGCTGCGCAACAACGACCGCTGCACGGCACTGATCAACGGCCTGCTCACCCTGGCCAGGGGGGAGCAGGACCCGCACCGGCTGGAGCCCGTGGACCTGGTCGACGTGGTGCACGACGTCGCCGGTGAACTGACTGCCACCGGGCCCGCCGACCGGCCGCGCCTGCGGATCGACGCGCCCATGCGGTGCATGGTGCTCGGCGATCCCGTCCTGCTCGCGCAGCTGGTGCACAACCTCCTCGGCAACGCCCTGCGCTACAACGTTCCCGGCGGCGAGGTGCTCGTGGAACTCGACACGAGAGGGAGTTTGACGATCGGCAACACCGGCGCGGAGATCAGTCACGACGAGGCGGATCGCCTGTTCGAGCCGTTCTACCGGGGCGCGGTGCGGACCGGTCGGGCCGACGGGGCCGGGCTCGGCCTGTCCATCGTGCGCGCCATCGCCCGGTCCTGCGGCGGCGGGGTCACCGCGCGACCACGGCACGGTGGCGGCCTCGTCGTCGAGGTGGGCATTCCGGCCACGCCGTCGGATTCCGGCGCTCCCGTCGAACGGCTGCCCGGCATGGTGATCGCGGGCTGA
- a CDS encoding response regulator transcription factor, translating to MRVLVAEDEKALAGYIAEGLRDESMSVDLAYDGTTALEKLSADCYDVVVLDRDLPGTHGDEVCRQLVEYGGLTRVLMLTALADVPDRIAGLRLGADDYLGKPFDFDELVARLHALGRRSRPAVPPVLRRHGIALDSARRSVSRDDRPVALSNKEFGVLAVLMAADGTIVSAEELLRVVWDEHADPFTNAVRVTMCRLRAKLGSPGVIETLPGVGYRLGGPRC from the coding sequence ATGCGCGTACTGGTCGCGGAGGACGAGAAGGCCCTCGCCGGGTACATCGCAGAAGGACTGCGGGACGAGTCGATGTCGGTCGATCTCGCCTATGACGGCACCACCGCGCTCGAGAAACTGTCCGCCGACTGTTATGACGTCGTGGTGCTGGACCGGGACCTTCCCGGCACCCACGGCGACGAGGTCTGCAGGCAGCTCGTCGAGTACGGCGGTCTCACCCGGGTGCTGATGCTCACCGCATTGGCCGACGTCCCCGACCGGATCGCGGGGCTGCGACTGGGCGCCGACGACTACCTCGGCAAGCCGTTCGACTTCGACGAACTCGTCGCCAGGCTCCACGCTCTCGGTCGCCGGTCTCGACCTGCCGTGCCCCCGGTGCTCCGCAGGCATGGCATCGCCCTCGACTCGGCCCGGCGTTCGGTCTCCCGTGACGACCGGCCCGTCGCGTTGTCCAACAAGGAGTTCGGCGTGCTGGCCGTGCTCATGGCGGCGGACGGCACGATCGTCAGCGCCGAGGAGTTGTTGCGCGTCGTGTGGGACGAGCACGCTGATCCCTTCACCAACGCCGTGCGGGTGACCATGTGCAGGCTGCGAGCCAAGCTCGGTTCACCCGGCGTCATCGAGACGCTGCCCGGTGTCGGCTACCGGCTGGGCGGTCCGAGGTGCTGA